A stretch of DNA from Candidatus Methylomirabilota bacterium:
TCAACGCGGATCGACGGCAACGGCAGATCGAAGAGGATCTGTCGCGCCATCCGGTAGTAGGCGAGGTGCCGCCAGCCCCGCTCGCGGGGCTGGCGCGCGCCGTCCTCCACCGCCTGCTGCACATTGGCGAGGAGGCCGTAGCTCGCGTGGCAGAGGAACACTTCGCCGCCCGCGACGCCCGCGTCCACGCTCCGCACCGCCCCGTGCTCGAACGCGTCGAGGGCGGCGCGCGGCTCCATGGGAACCTCGAAGGCTGCGGCGAAGAGATTGCCGAAGCCGGTGGGTACCGGGAAGAGCGGCACGCCGTGCCGTAGCGCCGCGAGCGCCGCCGCGCTCTGGGTGGCGTCACCGCCGATGGCGATGAGCCGCGAGAAGTCGCCCACGCAGGAGGCACTCCACGCGGCGAGATCGCCCAGGCGCTTGAACGAGGCCAGGCGCACGCGCTCCCCGCGCCGCCGGAGCTCACGCGCCATGCGTCGCGCGAGCGCCGTCGCATGACCCTCGCCCGAGCCCGGCGTGTACACGATCTGCACGGGCGCGCGGGCGATCGACGCCACCGTGGCCATTGCTCGCTGTATGGACATGCGCAGGAAGACTGCAAGGCCGCTACCACTAGCCCTGATCCCGAACTGCGCGAATCCCCGTACAATATTCCTCGAGCTTCGTCAGGTCGCGCGGGTAGTCTGGTGCGCTCGGGTAGGTTCGACCCGTCCCTCTCGAGGGGCTCGCGATCTACTATTGTTGCCGCGCGCTGTCAACGCGCGAAGGAGGGCGATGAGCCCGACCGCTCACCGGATTCGCATCGTTACGATCGCGGTGGTCGTGTGGGTGATTTGGGTCGAGGAGCCGGTGGGCTCCGACCAGTGGAGCGTCGCCCACATCCCCGCGCCACGCTTCGACACGCGCGAGGCCTGCGAGCAGAAGGCGGGCGAGCTCAACGACCTC
This window harbors:
- a CDS encoding diacylglycerol kinase family protein, with the translated sequence MSIQRAMATVASIARAPVQIVYTPGSGEGHATALARRMARELRRRGERVRLASFKRLGDLAAWSASCVGDFSRLIAIGGDATQSAAALAALRHGVPLFPVPTGFGNLFAAAFEVPMEPRAALDAFEHGAVRSVDAGVAGGEVFLCHASYGLLANVQQAVEDGARQPRERGWRHLAYYRMARQILFDLPLPSIRVEVDGRLFCRDAVIATVANVETYRGFLSLTPEASPADGWFDVVVMERASRPRVWARLLGLLLGLGDAQTGLRRCHARQVRVFEEGKAPQEVRMLAGALPLVVPPAAAALPTTREDATRPRHAARAGAPARWQPAPARSTRPDALGAAG